CACTGCGTGGTGTCTCGATGGTTGTCATGGCTTAGTGGCCTCCCAGCGCGAGGGAAAGGTGGCGGATGGCGAAGCCTGCGAACGTGACAAGCCACAGCGCAAGCACGACCCACAGCAGTTGGCGCTGGTACTTAGCGCCCTTCTTCCAGAAGTCGATGGCGATCACACGCAGGCCGTTGAAGGCATGGAAGATGATCGCGGCGACCAGGCCCGTTTCACCCAGGGCCATGAGGGGGTTCTTGTATGCGCCAATGACGGCGGTGTAGGCCTCAGGGGACACGCGCACCAATGAGGTGTCCAGCACATGGACCAACAAGAAGAAAAAGATCACTACACCTGTAATGCGGTGTCCAACCCAGGACCACATGCCTTCACGGCCGCGGTACAAGGTGCCAGCTGGTTTTGTCGGCACTGATTAAACCTTCCTGCAACACAGCGGCGCTGGCATGGGATCCACGCGGGGGGAACGCCTGCTGCGAGAGCACTCGTAGCTCACGCCTAAATCTAGGCTTCGCTCACAGCATATTCAATTTAGGACGGGCTTCTCTGCTTGTTAATTCCATGTTTCCTACCGATATTCAGGCGATTTTTGGCACTGCTTGAGACGAACGCCACAAGTGTGTCCTGCTGCGGGGCTTCCCGCCTGCGTCGGATAAAGTGTTGCGGTGAGTACAGAAGACGCGAAATACCCGGAATCGCCATTGAACCGCTTCCATGCGGTTATTCCGGCGGGCGGTGTGGGGACCCGGCTGTGGCCACTCTCGCGTGCCGCTGCGCCCAAGTTCCTCCACGACCTGACCGGTTCCGGCAGTACGTTGTTGAGGGCTACCTACGACCGCCTCGAGCCGCTGGCCGGCGAGCGGGTCCTTGTTGTAACCGGCGAGGCACACCGTGCCGCCGTGTGCCGCCAGCTCCCCGAGGTAGGGGACGACGAACTCGTCCTCGAAAGCGAGCCAAAGGATTCAGGCGCCGCCATCGGCCTCGCCGCTGCCATCCTGCATCGTCGTGATCCGGACACCATCATGGGTTCGTTTGCGGCCGACCACGTCATCAGCCCGGACAATCTCTTCCAGGAGACTGTGCGCGAGGCGATCTACACCGCGGGCACGGGCAAGATCGTCACCATAGGCATCAAGCCCACCCATCCCTCAGTTGGCTTCGGGTACATTCGCTCCGGTGCGGCCCTGAACGTGGACGGCGCCCCGAACGCACTTGCTGTTGCGGAGTTCGTGGAGAAGCCGAGCCAGGAGGTCGCCAACAAGTACGTCGAAGCGGGGGACTACGTCTGGAATGCCGGCATGTTCGTCGCTCCGGTGGCGCTCATGCTCAAGCACCTCGAAGCAAACCAGCCGGAACTGTTCAAGGGCTTGCAGGAAATCGCTGACGCCTGGGATACGCCGCAGCGCGCCGAAGTGACCGCCCGTGTCTGGCCCACCCTGCCTAAGATCGCCATTGACTACGCCGTGGCTGAGCCGGCAGCGGCAGCCGGCGATGTCGCCGTCGTCCCCGGCACTTTCCGTTGGGACGACGTAGGCGACTTCGCCGCGATCGGCCGCCTTAACAATGCCGGCGACGTTGATGAAGTGACGGTGCTTGGCGAAGGCGCACGTGTGTTCGCGGAGAACGCCAGCGGCGTGGTGGTATCCGATACCAAGCGCGTCATTGCCCTGATCGGCATCAAAGACGTGGTCATTGTGGACACGCCGGACGCGCTCCTTGTCACTACCAAGGAACATGCACAACTGGTCAAGGGCACTGTTGATGCGCTGAAAGCAAGTGGCGACACGGACGTGCTGTAGTACATCTGCTTATACCGTGAGCCACCTCTTTGGTTGTCCTGCGTCTGAACGCAGCGTAACCAAGAGGTGGCTTTCGTTCTTCAGGTGCCGCGCATGGCTAGAGTTGTGACGTGCGCAATTACACGACTGAAACCGAGCCCGCTCCCGTTGTGAGTCCTTGGGTTGATGAACTGCTTCCCGGACTTATCGAGTTCCGGCGTGACCTCCATGCGCACCCGGAGCTGTCTTTCAAGGAGTTCCGCACCACGGACAAGCTCGTGGAGCGGCTGGAAGCAGCCGGGTTGAAGCCGCGGCGTCTGGATGAGACCGGGCTGACGGTTGACGTGGGCGAGGGCCCCATTGCCACAGCCCTTCGCGGGGACATCGACGCACTGCCGATCATTGAGGAAACCGGCCTGCCTTTCGCGTCGAAGAACCATGGCGTTACCCATGCTTGCGGCCACGACGTCCACACCACTGCCATGCTGGGCATTGCCTTGACCCTGCAACGGATGCACAAGAACAACCCGCTGGGTGGCACGGTACGGATCATCTTCCAGCCGGCCGAGGAAACCATGCCGGGCGGCGCCCTGTCCTGCATTGAGCAGGGAGTGCTTGAAGGCGTGCCGCGTATCCTGGCGTTGCACTGTGATCCCCGGATCAACGTGGGCCAGATCGGCACGCGCATCGGTGCCATTACTTCTGCCTCGGACACCATCAAGATTGAGCTCTCCGGTCGCGGCGGGCA
This genomic interval from Paenarthrobacter aurescens TC1 contains the following:
- the sdhC gene encoding succinate dehydrogenase, cytochrome b556 subunit (identified by match to protein family HMM PF01127; match to protein family HMM TIGR02970), producing MPTKPAGTLYRGREGMWSWVGHRITGVVIFFFLLVHVLDTSLVRVSPEAYTAVIGAYKNPLMALGETGLVAAIIFHAFNGLRVIAIDFWKKGAKYQRQLLWVVLALWLVTFAGFAIRHLSLALGGH
- a CDS encoding putative mannose-1-phosphate guanylyltransferase/mannose-6-phosphate isomerase (identified by match to protein family HMM PF00483), with the protein product MSTEDAKYPESPLNRFHAVIPAGGVGTRLWPLSRAAAPKFLHDLTGSGSTLLRATYDRLEPLAGERVLVVTGEAHRAAVCRQLPEVGDDELVLESEPKDSGAAIGLAAAILHRRDPDTIMGSFAADHVISPDNLFQETVREAIYTAGTGKIVTIGIKPTHPSVGFGYIRSGAALNVDGAPNALAVAEFVEKPSQEVANKYVEAGDYVWNAGMFVAPVALMLKHLEANQPELFKGLQEIADAWDTPQRAEVTARVWPTLPKIAIDYAVAEPAAAAGDVAVVPGTFRWDDVGDFAAIGRLNNAGDVDEVTVLGEGARVFAENASGVVVSDTKRVIALIGIKDVVIVDTPDALLVTTKEHAQLVKGTVDALKASGDTDVL
- a CDS encoding putative Metal-dependent amidase/aminoacylase/carboxypeptidase (identified by match to protein family HMM PF01546; match to protein family HMM PF07687; match to protein family HMM TIGR01891) encodes the protein MRNYTTETEPAPVVSPWVDELLPGLIEFRRDLHAHPELSFKEFRTTDKLVERLEAAGLKPRRLDETGLTVDVGEGPIATALRGDIDALPIIEETGLPFASKNHGVTHACGHDVHTTAMLGIALTLQRMHKNNPLGGTVRIIFQPAEETMPGGALSCIEQGVLEGVPRILALHCDPRINVGQIGTRIGAITSASDTIKIELSGRGGHTSRPHLTEDLVFALAQIAVNVPAVLSRRVDVRSGVSVVWGQISAGSAPNAIPGTGYMAGTMRCLDRDAWHSAGELLDDVVRQVAAPYGVDVHLEHTRGVPPVVNSEHETALIEASARAELGENAVVLTPQSMGGEDFAWFLADLPGAMMRLGTHTPGGEEYDLHRGDFIVDERALGYAIRVLTAAALRTIRDLEQ